A genomic region of Stegostoma tigrinum isolate sSteTig4 chromosome 13, sSteTig4.hap1, whole genome shotgun sequence contains the following coding sequences:
- the LOC125458278 gene encoding protocadherin alpha-C2-like isoform X6 — translation MQALFTVFLLCIWNIACGQIRYAIHEELKHGAFVGNIAQDLGLDVKELSSRRLRIMSAVRKRYFEINLENGVLFVNEVIDREYVCRQSPACFMNLEVVVENPLELYRIEVEILDINDNSPSFSKSEIRLEVLESAPPRTRFLLQSAHDPDLGINSVRIYYLSPNEHFALEVQNSGDDSKFVHLLLEKYLDREQQAIHHLLLTAVDGGTPERTGTAQVIVTVLDVNDNSPAFDQMLYKASLLENVPIGTAVIRLKASDPDESTNAEIVYSLSDLTPSTFRELFEMDSQTGEIIVKGIIDFEEAETYEIIAEAKDKGPFALPVHCTVLIDIKDVNDNAPDMTLMSVSHSVREDVPSGTVIALISVTDRDSEDNGVTTCLIHPNLPFELKSTFKNTYTVVVQHALDRETMSEYRIGISCYDSGFPPLSTNKTISVQVSDVNDNPPRFANSFHTAYVMENNAFGASICSVSAFDPDLGPNSHLSYSVLDSLVQGMPISSYVSINSESGIIFSQRSFDYEKLKNFQIYVQAQDAGLPPLSANHTVHVVILDQNDNAPVIVFPLTRNGSEVTIPRLADPDYLVVKVIAIDADSGQNARLFYQLLEATDKNLFAMRINSGEVRTTRQIDDRDVAVQMMVVLVKDNGHPPLSTTITITLSIVDSPEDAIHAVTFMPRIPEYPSSAALYIIISLGAITLTLMVALIALVITVCRSSSNDEDWCLCFERSDSETIYRNSNLNFHTVPDSSLIKNVIEVRGSGCLAETYCYTLPSAPESGKGDSQFLTYLSAASNKCQSNAADRYFTDCNMKEMDNATMFATEDMGITDKASIYCLSLTVLQNVLKSSLLELLQSV, via the exons ATGCAAGCATTGTTTACAGTTTTCCTGCTTTGCATTTGGAATATCGCTTGTGGTCAAATTCGCTATGCTATTCATGAAGAATTGAAGCATGGTGCCTTCGTTGGGAACATTGCTCAAGATCTCGGTCTGGATGTGAAGGAGCTTTCCAGTCGCAGGCTCCGCATAATGTCTGCAGTAAGAAAACGGTATTTCGAGATTAATTTGGAGAATGGCGTTTTGTTTGTGAATGAAGTGATAGATAGGGAGTACGTATGTAGACAGAGTCCTGCTTGTTTTATGAATCTGGAGGTTGTTGTAGAAAATCCATTGGAACTTTATCGCATCGAAGTAGAAATATTAGATATTAATGACAATTCACCTAGTTTTTCAAAATCTGAGATCCGTTTGGAGGTTCTAGAGTCAGCACCACCGAGAACTCGATTCCTTCTTCAGAGTGCTCATGACCCGGACTTGGGCATCAATTCTGTCCGCATTTACTACCTCAGTCCAAATGAACACTTCGCTTTAGAAGTGCAGAACAGCGGCGACGACAGCAAGTTTGTCCACCTGCTCCTGGAGAAATATCTGGACAGGGAACAACAGGCGATTCATCATTTACTCCTGACTGCTGTTGACGGAGGAACCCCGGAGCGGACTGGTACAGCCCAAGTTATCGTCACTGTGCTTGATGTCAACGACAATTCTCCTGCTTTTGACCAGATGCTTTATAAAGCCAGTCTACTCGAAAATGTACCGATTGGCACTGCGGTTATCAGATTAAAAGCGAGCGATCCTGACGAAAGCACGAATGCAGAAATAGTGTATTCTCTCAGCGACCTTACTCCAAGTACATTCCGCGAACTTTTCGAAATGGATTCTCAAACAGGTGAAATTATAGTCAAAGGGATTATAGATTTCGAAGAAGCCGAGACATATGAAATTATAGCGGAAGCCAAAGACAAAGGCCCATTTGCACTTCCCGTACATTGCACTGTCCTCATTGACATCAAGGATGTCAACGATAATGCGCCCGATATGACTTTGATGTCGGTATCTCATTCAGTCCGTGAGGACGTGCCTTCTGGAACTGTGATAGCGCTGATCAGTGTAACCGACCGAGATTCGGAAGACAACGGAGTTACTACCTGCTTAATCCATCCCAACCTACCGTTTGAACTCAAATCgacatttaaaaatacatacaCGGTGGTTGTCCAGCACGCATTGGACAGGGAAACCATGTCTGAATACAGAATTGGAATCTCTTGTTATGACTCTGGATTTCCTCCCCTATCTACCAACAAAACTATTTCAGTGCAGGTGTCAGATGTCAATGACAACCCGCCGCGTTTTGCAAATTCGTTTCACACCGCATACGTGATGGAGAATAACGCCTTTGGGGCTTCTATCTGTTCAGTTTCTGCTTTTGACCCTGACTTGGGTCCAAATTCTCACCTTTCCTATTCCGTTCTCGACAGCCTAGTTCAAGGTATGCCCATTTCATCTTATGTCTCAATCAATTCAGAGAGCGGGATAATATTTTCGCAGCGCTCCTTTGATTACGAAAAGCTCAAGAATTTCCAGATTTACGTTCAGGCGCAGGACGCTGGTTTGCCGCCACTCAGCGCAAATCATACGGTGCATGTCGTTATCCTAGATCAAAATGACAATGCACCCGTCATTGTGTTTCCCCTAACAAGGAACGGATCAGAAGTAACTATTCCGCGACTAGCGGATCCAGATTATTTGGTCGTCAAGGTCATTGCCATTGATGCCGACTCTGGGCAGAACGCACGGTTGTTTTATCAGCTTCTGGAAGCGACAGATAAGAATCTTTTCGCTATGAGGATTAACTCGGGAGAAGTGAGGACGACTCGCCAAATTGATGACAGAGATGTTGCAGTACAGATGATGGTCGTACTGGTGAAGGACAATGGGCATCCTCCTTTATCTACCACTATTACCATCACGCTGTCAATTGTAGATAGCCCTGAAGACGCTATTCATGCCGTTACATTCATGCCTAGAATCCCTGAGTATCCCTCTAGTGCAGCCCTTTATATAATTATATCTTTAGGGGCAATCACACTTACTCTGATGGTTGCGTTAATCGCTCTTGTTATCACAGTTTGTCGCAGTTCAAGCAATGATGAGGACTGGTGTTTGTGTTTTGAACGTAGCGATTCAGAAACAATATATCGAAATTCCAATTTAAATTTTCACACAGTGCCAGACTCTAGCCTAATTAAAAACGTAATTGAAGTACGTGGGTCTGGTTGTCTCGCTGAAACGTACTGTTATACCCTGCCGTCTGCCCCGGAATCGGGTAAAGGTGATTCCCAGTTCCTGACCTACTTAAGTGCAGCGTCCAACAAATGCCAATCTAATGCTGCTGATAGGTATTTTACAGACTGTAATATGAAAGAAATGGACAACGCGACAATGTTCGCCACTGAG GATATGGGAATCactgacaaagccagcatttattgcctatccctaactgtccttCAGAACGTGTTGAAGAGCtctcttcttgaactactgcagtctgtGTGA